Proteins from one Bactrocera neohumeralis isolate Rockhampton chromosome 3, APGP_CSIRO_Bneo_wtdbg2-racon-allhic-juicebox.fasta_v2, whole genome shotgun sequence genomic window:
- the LOC126754275 gene encoding enhancer of mRNA-decapping protein 4 homolog isoform X1, with protein sequence MLISVITIIALLKNSLQRFRGRGYSNSYLPSISRAKGIKMSTKYMGEKAVNTTSEEIPSDAVSNCSIINFKADDIQCSYEIATRNVNIVVNPGNHDHGSSKVKLKNIVDYKWELKNYPGHLIAVHMDGKHIAYVINVNNKVSRVEGMVRVVKAQTVLRALIKGMSGEVLDLQFAHIERERILASIDMNALYIHKIGLVDDNLQCSLVVKIEDPLANYTPKFDKISWCPFIDVPGEDDEDSQLIVWARGSTLQCFNINVLITEYGMGVIHPNDISMGYLKVYDELSTVSWVALSPDGSTLGVASIDGVIRFYQVYMHDKEPRCLHQWNPHNGKPISSFFFLDNLTRNVSETYWKYAITGAANNTEFKVWDCSTWECLQSLNFTTASEESKLPRFIAEIDRTSSYLVISSLDTRTCYIMQIVNNSNISLAKGSDSESNNNLANISISSSSSVGSSKSQSKNLRHLVYIKSISEFPLSSGILSFSIVDAAVRRYKCGNDNYMCEEFDDYDEETNSTYCVVVRMFIVQSKSMQECRILYQPSVTENTEVRSTLSDDSDGVSASQDSSLLDSVRSCINSAGGVKVGAIGYTNSTNSNNIQHTLIKTEQVDEEVVKHKNYNETSSLESILGIAAVPSTNVANQINIQTATPSSVAAEAATSSITNDVTYNRSCSASPQSSNTSFTQINLMTPDAFSTNLNDKKKPDCVSSEVLNTILMLAGVAGQTPAPKAESINILNLVNNKIIEDQEHQKLQLKQSLDPQKKFIVISHNSGRNVDNVASGGSSPSREVQEIMSLQENESGDDELLEETDSTEKMDNQTKPTEIDKTELIAPKCHSTTSIPNWPKGSDTHKATPKQSTELQNAASLISQAVNASSNILNNNVGASTLNSTASGSNNNSEGKVIESNTDMMELNGKMNQLIELVKIQSMQINHLQAEVSSMRKANPMTSTKSMSEFSFKLEMQLSKLMEQYLKRYENEHKKKLSAFMAGRDQQNRELRDSFIQIMNQYILTHFGEVVSKVINIEIQRQLVPMLSAKIDHVQQQLQIDVSQKLNTFDLMLNENISQICKSKNIIDTIGKSVLVGIQGSLEAAFIESMSSSLIPAYEKSSQHMFKQLHDAFCVGIKEFMEQFDNYLQHLQPMQDSTEEVLNKFSGFRQHLDSILLKHRNTVTEAMLETRKDVKGLEIILSRQIHETIRSEIRRCFENQTTAIRSQTNTPAPMYDAKDTIKLLLHQGQFNKAFHQALLANDLNLVEYTLKNADHTAVFTPDCCLEQKVLLSLIQQISADMSNHNELKQNYLADALLAINPMDSITREHAPKVLQELFRNCQIFLVNNPKNQQCSNVRMLMKAVQTYMDQF encoded by the exons atgttaatATCGGTGATCACAATAATTGCGCTTTTAAAGAATTCTTTACAACGATTTCGGGGGCGTGGTTATTCAAATTCATACCTTCCTTCAATAAGTCGGGCCAAGGGAATTAAAATGAGTACCAAATATATGGGGGAAAAAGCTGTCAATACTACGTCAGAGGAAATACCAAGCGATGCAGTTTCCAATTGTAGCATCAT CAATTTTAAAGCGGATGATATTCAATGTAGCTACGAAATCGCAACaagaaatgtaaatattgtGGTCAATCCTGGCAATCATGACCATGGTTCTTCAAAGGTCAAACTAAAGAACATTGTGGATTACAAGTGGGAATTGAAGAACTATCCTGGTCATTTAATAGCGGTACATATGGACGGAAAACATATTGCCTATGTCATAAACG ttaataaCAAAGTATCGCGTGTGGAGGGTATGGTTCGTGTTGTAAAAGCTCAGACGGTATTGCGAGCTCTCATCAAGGGAATGTCCGGTGAAGTCCTTGATTTACAATTCGCACATATAGAAAGAGAACGCATACTAGCTTCAATTGATATGAATgccctatatatacataaaataggCCTTGTCGATGACAATTTACAATGCAGTTTGGTTGTCAAAATAGAGGATCCATTGGCAAATTATACtccaaaatttgacaaaatatcatgGTGTCCTTTTATTGATGTTCCCGGTGAAGATGATGAAGATAGTCAATTAATTGTGTGGGCGAGAGGTTCGACGTTACaatgttttaatataaatgttCTAATAACAGAATATGGA aTGGGCGTTATACATCCAAATGATATTTCTATGGGTTATCTTAAAGTCTACGATGAATTGAGTACCGTAAGTTGGGTAGCCCTTTCTCCTGATGGATCAACTTTAGGCGTTGCCAGTATTGATGGTGTCATCCGTTTCTATCAAGTTTATATGCACGACAAGGAGCCTCGTTGTTTACATCAATGGAATCCTCATAATGGGAAACCTAtttcctctttctttttcttggaCAATTTAACTAGGAATGTTTCCGA AACTTATTGGAAATATGCTATCACAGGTGCTGCTAATAATACGGAATTTAAGGTGTGGGATTGCAGTACTTGGGAGTGTCTACAATCACTTAACTTTACCACAGCATCTGAAGAATCAAAATTACCACGTTTTATTGCCGAGATTGATCGAACATCTTCATATTTGGTTATTTCGAGTCTAGACACACGTACTTGTTACATCATGCAAATTGTAAATAACAGTAATATTTCATTAGCTAAAGGATCTGATAGTGAGAGTAACAATAATTTGGCAAATATCAGCATTAGTAGCAGTAGTAGTGTTGGTAGTTCCAAATCTCAGTCGAAAAATTTACGTCATCTTGTATATATAAAGAGCATATCTGAGTTTCCACTGAGTTCTGGAATTCTATCATTTTCAATAGTCGACGCGGCTGTAAGACGGTATAAATGTGGAAATGATAACTATATGTGCGAGGAATTTGATGACTACGATGAAGAAACTAATTCTACATATTGTGTAGTAGTGCGAATGTTTATCGTACAATCGAAGAGCATGCAGGAATGTCGTATATTATATCAGCCATCTGTTACTGAAAATACAGAAGTGCGAAGCACTTTATCCGATGATAGTGATGGAGTAAGCGCTTCCCAAGATTCGTCACTCTTAGATAGTGTAAGAAGTTGCATTAATAGTGCTGGTGGTGTGAAAGTTGGTGCAATCGGCTATACAAATAGTACGAATTCGAATAATATACAACACACTCTTATAAAAACTGAACAAGTAGATGAAGAGGttgtaaaacataaaaattataacgagACCAGTTCTTTGGAATCAATACTCGGTATTGCTGCAGTTCCATCAACTAACGTTgctaatcaaataaatattcaaacagCTACGCCTTCTTCAGTTGCTGCTGAAGCAGCCACTTCTTCAATAACGAACGACGTAACTTATAATAGGTCTTGTTCTGCGTCTCCTCAATCAAGCAATACAAGTTTTACCCAAATAAATCTTATGACACCGGATGCATTCAGTACTAATTTAAATG ataaaaaaaaacctgattGTGTTAGTTCAGAAGTGTTGAATACGATTTTAATGTTAGCTGGTGTAGCGGGACAAACGCCAGCCCCAAAAGCagaaagtataaatattttgaacttggtaaataacaaaataatcgaAGACCAAGAACatcaaaaattacaattgaaACAATCTTTAGATCCACAGAAAAAGTTCATAG TAATCAGCCACAATTCCGGTCGTAACGTTGACAATGTAGCCAGTGGAGGTTCTAGTCCCAGCCGAGAGGTCCAAGAAATAATGTCTTTACAAGAAAATGAAAGTGGCGATGATGAATTGCTTGAAGAGACTGATAGTACAGAAAAGATGGATAATCAAACAAAGCCTACCGAAATTGATAAGACAG AATTGATTGCTCCTAAATGTCATTCAACGACCAGTATTCCGAACTGGCCTAAAGGATCAGATACCCATAAGGCTACACCAAAGCAATCAACTGAGCTACAAAATGCGGCTAGTTTAATTTCGCAGGCAGTAAATGCTTCATCAAATATACTTAATAATAATGTCGGTGCCTCTACTCTTAATAGTACTGCCAGCGGTAGCAATAACAATTCGGAAGGTAAAGTGATTGAAAGCAACACAGACATGATGGAGTTAAATGGAAAAATGAATCAGTTAATTG AACTTGTTAAAATCCAGTCAATGCAAATAAACCATTTACAAGCCGAAGTGAGTAGTATGAGGAAGGCAAATCCAATGACATCTACAAAGAGTATGTCtgaattttcatttaaacttGAAATGCAGCTATCTAAACTAATGGAACAATATCTAAAGCGTTATGAAAATGAACACAAAAAAAAGCTATCTGCTTTTATGGCCGGACG AGATCAACAAAATAGAGAGTTACGTGATAGTTTTATTCAGATTATGAATCAATATATTTTGACACACTTTGGCGAAGTTGTATCAAAAgttattaatattgaaattcaGCGTCAGTTAGTACCGATGTTATCTGCAAAAATTGATCatgtgcaacaacaattacaaatagATGTCAGTCAGAAGCTAAACACATTTGATTTAATgctgaatgaaaatatttcgcAAATTTGTAAAAGCAAA aacatAATTGATACTATTGGTAAATCCGTTTTGGTGGGTATACAGGGAAGTTTAGAAGCTGCATTTATTGAGTCTATGTCCAGTTCGTTAATACCTGCTTATGAAAAGTCATCTCAACACATGTTCAAGCAACTGCACGATGCCTTTTGTGTTGGAATAAAAGAAT TTATGGAACAGTTTGATAACTATCTGCAACATTTGCAACCTATGCAAGACTCTACAGAAGAGGTGCTTAATAAATTTTCGGGCTTTCGTCAGCACTTGGATTCCATATTACTCAAGCATCGCAATACTGTGACGGAAGCCATGCTTGAGACAAGAAAGGATGTGAAAGGActagaaataattttgtccCGACAAATACATGAAACTATTCGTTCTGAG ATAAGGAGATGTTTTGAAAATCAAACAACTGCGATACGTTCTCAAACTAATACACCAGCTCCGATGTATGATGCGAAAGACACTATAAAACTATTGCTCCATCAAGGACAATTTAATAAAGCATTTCATCAAGCCCTGCTTGCAAATGATTTGAACTTAGTAGAATACACCCTCAAAAACGCTGACCATACCGCAGTCTTTACACCAGATTGCTGTTTGGAACAGAAAGTTTTATTATCGCTTATTCAACAGATATCGGCCGACATGAGTAATCAcaatgaattaaagcaaaa TTATTTAGCTGATGCTTTACTCGCTATTAATCCAATGGATTCAATTACGCGTGAACATGCACCAAAAGTATTGCAAGAATTATTCCGTAAttgccaaatatttttggtaaacaatCCTAAAAATCAACAATGCAGCAACGTGCGTATGCTAATGAAAGCTGTTCAAACATATATGGATCAATTTTAA